One Candidatus Hydrogenedentota bacterium DNA segment encodes these proteins:
- a CDS encoding alginate export family protein, with translation MRKAAMIVMLAALIVTAIPASAELQNVQVGGEIRIRGSYYSNYVPDGNVPGALAGTQIIWPNFFLPNRPIGSGAFNGAGIVSSFAWDDGDSNSLSFVEQRTRLNVKADFTNEVSAFIELDEHDIWGEDFRSNYITGADGRHLAGTGDVSIYQAYIEANEMWGFPLRARIGRQELSFGSEWLIGVQDTAAFFTGLSFDGVRLTYATDVFSVDAFYTTLVEGGINEEDEDVSFAGIYGSYKGLENITIDAYWLWVRDARSLNDTNFIAPIEWLEDIFSLDDYDVTNLHTVGLRGAGTIGAFDFEAEAAYQFGDAGQQGFLFKPFLYGDDDAEFDGLWGANLEVGYTFDFAWTPRVYLGGAYFDGEDERSISFWEWLNPFDSPESSVSFNRLFSNWEYSEFIENTDLSNAYVIRGGVSVHPTESVEALLAISYFKTLESFSEPINFSVGGLKIPIAPALSFLDEENDDELGWEVGLYVTYHYSEDLSFQVGWAHLFVGDGLQDGNFSAGNGLLFNGGTGDDDSDYVFVETKLCF, from the coding sequence ATGCGTAAAGCAGCGATGATCGTAATGCTGGCGGCCCTGATCGTGACGGCCATCCCTGCGTCTGCGGAATTGCAGAACGTGCAGGTCGGCGGCGAAATCCGGATCCGCGGCAGCTACTATTCGAACTACGTGCCGGATGGCAACGTGCCGGGCGCTTTGGCCGGCACGCAAATCATCTGGCCGAATTTCTTCCTGCCGAACCGTCCGATCGGTTCGGGCGCCTTCAATGGCGCGGGTATCGTTTCCTCGTTCGCGTGGGACGATGGTGACAGCAACAGCCTGAGCTTCGTCGAGCAGCGTACCCGCTTGAATGTGAAGGCGGACTTCACGAATGAAGTGTCCGCGTTCATCGAGCTGGATGAGCACGACATCTGGGGCGAGGACTTCCGCTCGAACTACATCACCGGCGCGGATGGCCGTCACTTGGCCGGTACCGGCGATGTGAGCATCTACCAGGCGTACATCGAAGCGAACGAGATGTGGGGATTCCCGCTTCGCGCGCGCATCGGTCGCCAGGAGCTCAGCTTTGGTAGCGAGTGGTTGATCGGTGTGCAAGACACGGCGGCGTTCTTCACCGGTCTGTCGTTCGACGGTGTTCGTCTGACGTACGCGACCGACGTGTTCAGCGTCGACGCGTTCTACACGACGCTTGTTGAAGGCGGCATCAACGAAGAAGACGAAGACGTGTCCTTCGCGGGTATTTACGGCAGCTACAAGGGCCTCGAGAACATCACGATCGACGCCTATTGGTTGTGGGTCCGTGACGCCCGTAGCTTGAACGACACGAACTTCATCGCGCCGATCGAGTGGTTGGAGGACATCTTTAGCCTTGACGACTATGATGTGACCAACCTCCACACTGTTGGCCTCCGCGGAGCCGGCACGATTGGTGCCTTTGATTTCGAAGCCGAAGCGGCGTACCAGTTTGGTGATGCCGGTCAGCAGGGCTTCCTGTTCAAGCCGTTCCTGTATGGTGATGACGACGCTGAATTCGACGGTCTCTGGGGCGCCAACCTTGAAGTTGGCTACACCTTCGACTTTGCGTGGACGCCGCGTGTGTACTTGGGCGGCGCGTACTTCGATGGCGAAGACGAGCGGAGCATCAGCTTCTGGGAATGGCTGAATCCGTTTGACAGCCCCGAGTCGAGCGTCAGCTTTAACCGTCTGTTCTCGAACTGGGAGTACTCCGAGTTCATCGAGAATACGGACCTCTCGAACGCCTACGTGATCCGTGGCGGCGTGAGTGTCCACCCGACGGAAAGCGTCGAGGCGCTGCTGGCGATCTCGTACTTCAAGACGCTTGAGTCGTTCTCCGAACCGATCAACTTCTCGGTTGGCGGTTTGAAGATTCCGATTGCCCCGGCGCTGTCGTTCCTGGATGAAGAGAATGACGACGAACTGGGCTGGGAAGTCGGCCTGTACGTGACCTATCACTACAGCGAAGACCTCTCGTTCCAGGTTGGCTGGGCGCACCTGTTCGTGGGTGACGGTCTCCAAGACGGTAACTTCTCGGCCGGTAACGGTCTGCTGTTCAACGGCGGCACCGGCGACGACGATTCCGACTACGTGTTTGTCGAAACGAAGCTCTGCTTCTAA
- a CDS encoding carboxypeptidase M32, whose amino-acid sequence MSKESPTCATQLRERINAVADINSALALLQWDQEVFMPPKGASARGMQLATLSALAHREFTSAETGKLLDECETVAGSLPEPDEHLVAVARYDYERARKLPEKFVHEFAKETSAAYVAWVKARETSDFAQFQPHLERLIDLSRRKAEFLGYIGSPYNALLEDFERGMTAEQLKTDFANLAERQSRLVERVLASPRRPDASWMTGQWDVQAQWDFGMRVLRDLGYDLDAGRQDKSVHPFSTIFAIDDVRITTRFSNDEFFSSLMGTIHECGHALYMQGHSKEDARTPLADGASLGMHESQSRMWENIIGRSLPFWKHYTPILREHHKGRLDEVTPEQIYAAINKVEPSLIRVEADECTYNLHIIVRFEIEVALIEGDLRAQDVPEVWNATIKRYLGLDVPDDAHGCLQDIHWSHGAFAYFPTYALGNLYAAQLFEKIERDLPGLWGRVESGDFAPLLAWLRENVHRHGRRKLATDLLREITGNAPTSEPFLAYLERKYGELYGV is encoded by the coding sequence ATGTCCAAAGAGTCCCCCACGTGCGCGACGCAACTGCGCGAACGCATCAACGCCGTTGCCGACATCAACTCCGCGCTTGCCCTCTTGCAGTGGGACCAGGAAGTTTTCATGCCGCCGAAGGGCGCTTCCGCGCGCGGCATGCAACTCGCCACCTTGTCCGCCCTGGCGCACCGCGAGTTCACCAGCGCCGAAACCGGAAAGCTGCTCGACGAATGCGAAACCGTTGCAGGTTCATTGCCGGAACCTGACGAACACCTCGTCGCGGTCGCCCGCTACGACTACGAACGCGCGCGAAAGCTCCCCGAGAAGTTTGTCCACGAGTTCGCGAAGGAAACCAGCGCCGCCTACGTCGCCTGGGTGAAGGCCCGGGAGACATCCGATTTCGCGCAGTTCCAGCCGCATCTCGAACGCCTCATCGATCTCTCGCGCCGGAAAGCCGAGTTCCTCGGCTACATCGGATCGCCGTATAACGCATTGCTCGAAGATTTCGAGCGCGGTATGACCGCCGAGCAACTCAAAACGGACTTCGCCAACCTCGCGGAAAGGCAAAGCCGGCTCGTTGAACGCGTCCTCGCGTCCCCGCGCAGGCCCGATGCCTCGTGGATGACGGGCCAGTGGGACGTGCAGGCGCAATGGGACTTCGGGATGCGCGTCCTGCGCGATCTCGGTTACGACCTCGATGCGGGCCGCCAGGACAAATCAGTACATCCGTTTTCGACCATCTTCGCGATCGACGACGTGCGCATTACCACCCGCTTCAGCAACGACGAATTCTTCTCCTCGCTCATGGGCACCATCCACGAATGCGGTCACGCGCTCTACATGCAAGGGCACAGCAAGGAAGATGCGCGTACGCCGCTCGCGGACGGCGCGTCGCTCGGCATGCACGAATCCCAATCGCGTATGTGGGAAAACATTATCGGCCGCAGCTTGCCGTTCTGGAAACACTACACACCGATCCTTCGCGAGCATCACAAGGGCCGCCTCGACGAAGTAACGCCCGAACAAATCTACGCGGCAATCAACAAGGTGGAGCCATCGCTCATTCGCGTCGAGGCCGACGAGTGCACCTACAACCTCCATATTATCGTTCGGTTCGAGATCGAAGTCGCTCTCATCGAAGGGGACCTGCGCGCGCAGGATGTCCCAGAGGTGTGGAACGCCACGATCAAACGCTACCTCGGCCTCGACGTCCCCGACGACGCGCACGGCTGCCTGCAAGACATCCACTGGTCGCACGGCGCCTTCGCGTACTTCCCCACCTACGCGCTCGGCAATCTTTACGCTGCGCAACTCTTCGAGAAAATCGAACGGGATCTCCCCGGGCTGTGGGGCCGCGTCGAGTCCGGCGACTTCGCCCCGCTTCTGGCGTGGCTCCGCGAAAACGTTCACCGGCATGGCCGCCGTAAACTCGCCACCGACCTCCTGCGCGAGATCACCGGCAACGCCCCGACCTCCGAACCGTTTCTCGCCTACCTTGAACGCAAGTACGGCGAGCTATATGGCGTGTAG
- a CDS encoding class I SAM-dependent methyltransferase encodes MSLYSRHVFPRLMDTVMSIPQLAPVRAAVLSGVSGDVFEIGVGTGLNSPHYPARVKRLTTADPNVGMRKLARRRFEAAGIEVTHLTVSGECLPIDDGSFDCVVCTWTLCSIPDVEGALREIHRILRPGGTLRFVEHGIADNERTRRWQHRLTPVQKIISDGCHLNRDIRTLILSHHFRFETIENYYLRGVPKFMGYLYQGVACRE; translated from the coding sequence ATGAGTTTATATTCGCGCCATGTTTTCCCTCGACTAATGGACACAGTCATGTCGATCCCGCAATTGGCACCGGTGCGCGCCGCTGTACTTTCGGGTGTGTCCGGCGATGTGTTCGAGATCGGCGTGGGCACTGGGCTGAACTCTCCCCATTACCCCGCACGCGTGAAACGCCTGACGACGGCGGACCCCAATGTGGGGATGCGCAAGTTGGCACGGCGGCGGTTCGAGGCGGCGGGCATTGAGGTCACGCATTTGACCGTGAGCGGCGAGTGCCTGCCGATCGACGACGGGTCATTTGACTGTGTGGTGTGCACGTGGACGTTGTGCAGTATTCCGGACGTGGAAGGGGCGCTGCGCGAAATCCACCGCATCCTGCGCCCCGGGGGGACACTGCGTTTCGTCGAACACGGCATTGCGGACAACGAAAGGACCCGGCGATGGCAACATCGTCTGACACCGGTTCAGAAAATAATTAGCGACGGATGCCACTTGAACCGCGACATACGAACATTGATTCTGTCTCACCATTTCCGGTTCGAGACGATCGAGAACTACTACCTGCGCGGAGTTCCGAAGTTCATGGGATACCTCTATCAGGGAGTCGCATGTAGAGAGTAG